One Lysinibacillus fusiformis genomic window carries:
- a CDS encoding tyrosine-type recombinase/integrase, which yields MFCEEIKLKSGQKRWVCVADGPPDPATGKRNQISRRGKTKKEATNRVNDAILSLEKDGINQRVSKNIVFDELAEEWLATYSLSGVKRATIRIRETEIKILNRFIAKTSIVAITHSTYQKLLNEIAPNYARTTVLGVNITAGMIFKYAIRDKLIKDDPTIGAVIPKKRKTVEEIESEPLERKYLDNLELSDFLNAVTKHGLNLDIERFYLLAFSGMRSGELCALKWSDVDFRNNTIRITKTLYNESNNMKKYELTPPKTEGSVRTIQIEKKIMDLLKFYRKNQMKVIAQYCHVHPDEYHDGNFVFCRANGYPYVQKNINERMDRLLTYTSIKKSATPHIFRHTHISMLTEAGVDLSTIMERVGHDDAQTTLKIYTHVTKNMKNDASEKMSVTFENIMQNINSNVF from the coding sequence ATGTTTTGTGAGGAAATAAAATTAAAATCTGGTCAAAAGCGTTGGGTATGTGTAGCAGATGGACCACCTGACCCAGCGACGGGAAAAAGAAATCAGATTTCACGTAGAGGAAAAACAAAAAAAGAAGCAACGAATCGTGTAAATGATGCAATTCTGTCTTTAGAAAAAGACGGGATCAATCAAAGAGTTAGTAAAAACATTGTATTTGATGAACTTGCTGAGGAATGGCTTGCCACGTACTCGTTGTCTGGTGTTAAACGAGCGACAATACGTATTCGTGAAACAGAAATAAAGATACTAAATCGTTTTATTGCCAAAACTTCGATTGTTGCTATAACTCATTCAACTTATCAGAAATTGTTAAATGAAATAGCACCAAACTACGCTAGGACAACGGTTTTAGGTGTTAACATTACTGCTGGTATGATTTTTAAGTACGCAATTCGAGATAAATTGATTAAAGACGATCCTACTATTGGGGCAGTTATCCCTAAAAAAAGAAAAACTGTTGAAGAAATCGAATCAGAACCGCTCGAAAGAAAATACCTAGATAATCTAGAATTAAGTGATTTTCTAAATGCTGTGACAAAACATGGTTTAAACTTAGATATAGAACGCTTCTACCTATTAGCCTTCTCAGGAATGCGATCTGGTGAATTATGTGCTTTAAAATGGTCAGATGTTGATTTCAGAAATAATACGATTCGTATCACAAAGACACTTTATAATGAATCTAATAATATGAAGAAATACGAATTAACTCCCCCTAAGACGGAAGGTTCTGTTAGAACTATACAAATCGAAAAAAAGATAATGGATTTATTGAAGTTTTATAGAAAAAACCAGATGAAAGTAATTGCACAATACTGCCATGTACATCCAGACGAGTATCATGATGGGAATTTTGTATTTTGTAGAGCAAACGGTTACCCATACGTTCAGAAAAATATTAATGAAAGGATGGATCGTTTGTTAACTTATACAAGTATCAAGAAATCTGCAACTCCACATATATTTAGACACACTCATATTAGTATGTTGACTGAGGCTGGCGTGGACTTATCAACCATTATGGAAAGGGTTGGTCATGATGATGCACAAACAACATTGAAGATTTATACTCACGTTACTAAAAATATGAAAAATGATGCTTCCGAAAAGATGTCAGTTACTTTCGAAAACATCATGCAAAACATTAATAGTAATGTTTTTTAG
- a CDS encoding ImmA/IrrE family metallo-endopeptidase, producing the protein MWIKEIVQDLINKHQTNDFSVIAQQMNIQIVEHNLHEEIYGFYRYVRRNKYIFINSNLAEHKKKFVRVHELGHVVLHPDVDTPFMRSNTYFSVDKIEHQANRFAVELLISDELVQEYISEQLTIYDIAALHHIPVDLVKLKFKGLF; encoded by the coding sequence ATGTGGATAAAAGAAATCGTCCAAGACTTGATTAATAAACATCAAACAAATGATTTTTCTGTAATTGCTCAACAAATGAATATTCAAATAGTAGAGCATAATTTACATGAAGAAATATACGGCTTCTATCGTTATGTTAGAAGAAATAAGTATATTTTTATAAATTCAAATCTTGCTGAACACAAAAAGAAGTTTGTTCGTGTCCACGAACTTGGACATGTGGTATTACATCCTGATGTAGACACCCCATTCATGAGAAGCAATACTTATTTTTCGGTAGATAAAATAGAACATCAAGCCAATCGATTTGCAGTTGAATTATTAATATCAGATGAGCTTGTACAAGAATATATTTCGGAACAACTGACAATATACGATATAGCTGCCTTACATCATATCCCGGTTGACCTGGTGAAATTGAAATTTAAGGGGCTATTTTAA
- a CDS encoding helix-turn-helix domain-containing protein, whose product MALGERLKEARNKKGLTQIEVAKKLGVTNGALSGYERNYRDPDTKMLKEMAELYEVSIDYLVGNTNKENLTPVLTEKDERDIGKRMAKIKKDLIEGSSDDNGDALSFMGEPMSEEAIESLLEALEHAERLATLANKKYIPKKYREE is encoded by the coding sequence ATGGCTTTGGGAGAAAGATTGAAAGAAGCTAGAAACAAAAAAGGTTTAACACAAATAGAAGTTGCAAAAAAACTAGGAGTTACAAATGGTGCTCTGTCTGGCTATGAACGTAATTACCGAGATCCTGATACTAAAATGTTAAAAGAGATGGCTGAGTTATATGAAGTTTCTATTGATTATTTAGTAGGAAATACAAATAAAGAAAACCTCACTCCTGTTTTAACAGAAAAAGATGAACGTGATATCGGAAAGCGAATGGCGAAAATCAAAAAAGATTTAATAGAAGGAAGCAGTGACGATAACGGTGACGCCTTAAGTTTTATGGGTGAACCTATGAGCGAAGAAGCAATCGAGTCGCTTTTAGAAGCCTTGGAGCATGCTGAAAGGTTAGCCACACTTGCCAATAAAAAATATATCCCTAAAAAATATAGAGAAGAATAG
- a CDS encoding terminase small subunit gives MIERKLNPKQQAFADYYIELGNVEQAAIKAGYSKAYARGNAHKLVANVSIKKYIEKRMEELKSERVADQQEIMEYLTSIMRGEQTEETLRGIGEGAQTIDDIDVSAKDRIKAAEMLGKRFAMWTDKQEINANITPVFVDDIGGEGNGS, from the coding sequence TTGATTGAACGTAAATTAAATCCTAAACAACAAGCATTTGCAGACTACTATATTGAGTTAGGGAATGTAGAACAAGCTGCAATAAAGGCTGGATATAGCAAAGCCTACGCAAGAGGTAATGCTCATAAATTGGTTGCAAATGTGAGCATAAAAAAATATATAGAAAAACGGATGGAAGAGTTAAAGTCTGAGCGTGTAGCAGATCAGCAAGAGATTATGGAGTATCTAACTTCTATCATGCGTGGTGAACAGACAGAAGAAACACTTCGAGGAATTGGTGAAGGTGCTCAAACAATCGATGATATTGATGTTTCAGCAAAGGATCGTATAAAGGCTGCTGAGATGCTTGGTAAGCGTTTTGCAATGTGGACAGACAAGCAAGAAATCAACGCCAACATTACTCCAGTCTTTGTTGACGACATTGGTGGTGAAGGAAATGGCAGTTAA
- a CDS encoding PBSX family phage terminase large subunit gives MAVKKLSELIPPAFHSVWRASINPEILNVVCKGGRGSGKSSDVAHIIVQLLMRYAVNAVGIRKVDNTIETSIFEQMKWAINEQGVSHLFKINKSPMRITYIPRGNYMIFRGAQDPTCIKSLKSANFPFALAWLEELAEFKTEEEVTTITNSLLRGELGDGLFYKFFYTYNPPKRKQSWVNKKYESSFQPDNTFVHKSTYLDNPFISKQFIEEAEAAKQRNELRYRWEYIGEAIGSGVVPFDNLQIEKGSITDEMAAGFDNIRNAVDFGYATDPLAFVRWHYDKKKNGIYAVDELYGQKISNRELARWLHTKKYQSDEIYADSAEPKSIAELKTEHDIRRVKGAKKGPDSVQYGEEWLDDLDFICIDSKRTPNIAREFENIDYQTDKDGNPLPRLEDKDNHTIDATRYAFERDMKRPSMSVLK, from the coding sequence ATGGCAGTTAAGAAACTGTCTGAGTTAATACCACCAGCATTTCATTCGGTGTGGCGAGCATCAATCAATCCAGAAATACTTAACGTTGTCTGCAAAGGTGGCCGTGGTTCAGGTAAATCATCTGACGTAGCACATATCATTGTCCAATTGCTTATGAGATACGCTGTAAATGCTGTTGGCATACGTAAAGTAGACAACACTATTGAAACATCCATATTCGAGCAAATGAAATGGGCCATAAACGAACAAGGGGTGTCGCACCTATTCAAAATCAATAAGTCGCCTATGCGGATAACTTATATTCCGCGTGGTAACTACATGATTTTCCGTGGTGCACAAGATCCTACGTGTATCAAATCATTAAAGAGCGCCAACTTTCCATTTGCCCTGGCATGGCTTGAGGAATTAGCAGAGTTTAAAACAGAAGAAGAAGTAACTACCATTACCAACTCACTATTACGTGGTGAGCTTGGTGATGGTCTTTTTTATAAGTTTTTTTATACGTATAACCCACCGAAAAGAAAACAATCGTGGGTGAATAAGAAGTATGAGAGCTCATTTCAACCCGATAACACGTTTGTTCATAAGTCTACTTATCTTGATAACCCATTCATTTCAAAACAGTTTATCGAGGAAGCAGAGGCAGCTAAACAGCGTAATGAATTACGTTATCGATGGGAATATATTGGAGAAGCGATAGGTAGTGGTGTTGTGCCGTTTGATAACTTACAGATTGAAAAAGGTTCAATAACAGATGAAATGGCAGCAGGTTTCGATAACATACGAAATGCTGTCGATTTTGGTTATGCGACTGATCCTTTAGCATTTGTCCGTTGGCATTATGACAAAAAGAAAAATGGTATTTATGCAGTTGATGAATTGTATGGTCAAAAGATTAGTAATCGCGAACTTGCAAGGTGGTTACATACCAAAAAGTATCAATCAGATGAAATATATGCTGATAGTGCTGAACCTAAGTCAATTGCAGAATTAAAAACTGAACATGACATTAGACGTGTGAAAGGTGCTAAAAAAGGACCCGATAGCGTTCAGTACGGTGAAGAATGGTTGGATGATTTAGATTTCATTTGCATTGATTCTAAACGTACTCCGAACATCGCACGAGAGTTTGAAAATATTGACTATCAAACAGATAAGGATGGCAATCCATTACCGCGTTTAGAAGATAAGGATAACCATACAATCGATGCTACACGCTATGCCTTTGAGCGAGATATGAAACGACCTTCAATGTCAGTTTTAAAGTGA
- a CDS encoding phage portal protein, with amino-acid sequence MLIEDLFRPRWHEQMEEVIKNMVASVIKNEQVIINEIKDWEESDKRKLMLVGEKYYRGKMDIIEEKKRDAAWKSNLKLVHGYVKKLVDQKVGYVLSKQPSVTSESEGYQKKLDEIFDAGMINRLRKVGKEAVNKGVAYLHPYFNEDGKFSFMRFPAEQIIPFYVDSEGMKIESFLRVYETEHYEGTTKKTLKKIEHYHSEGIDRYVLEGSTLILDIPAGGKQGYHFLLGKQPVLWEKIPLVHFRYNEEEQPLIEQIKSLIDNYNTQASTNADVLADIPNFIYKLINYGGVDLEEFIRELNIYRTVKTDENGDVDKLTADIQTEANEKELDRTRKAIYELGRGVDTLNENLGNASGVALKFRYSDLDLDCNILESEMQSSIEHMMWFITHYLQMIGEGDFTEEKVKFVFNRDIITNEMEAVEMCEKSTGVLDDQTVRENHPWYTPEVEDRLAKQKAEEQKDIDEYQEALEKQRQAQTGMNSDE; translated from the coding sequence ATGCTAATTGAGGATTTATTTCGACCGCGTTGGCATGAACAGATGGAAGAGGTGATAAAAAACATGGTTGCTAGTGTGATTAAGAATGAGCAAGTCATAATTAATGAGATTAAAGACTGGGAAGAGTCAGACAAACGTAAGTTGATGCTGGTCGGTGAGAAGTATTATAGAGGCAAAATGGACATCATTGAGGAAAAGAAACGTGATGCTGCTTGGAAGTCTAACTTAAAGCTGGTACATGGCTACGTAAAGAAGCTTGTTGACCAAAAGGTTGGATATGTTCTTTCAAAGCAACCTTCTGTAACAAGTGAAAGTGAAGGATATCAGAAAAAGCTAGATGAAATCTTTGATGCTGGAATGATTAATCGTTTACGTAAGGTAGGAAAAGAGGCTGTTAACAAAGGTGTAGCTTACCTGCATCCGTACTTCAATGAGGATGGAAAGTTTAGTTTCATGCGCTTCCCAGCTGAGCAAATCATACCGTTTTATGTAGATAGTGAAGGGATGAAAATAGAGTCGTTTTTACGAGTTTACGAAACTGAACATTATGAAGGTACAACGAAAAAGACTTTGAAAAAGATTGAACACTATCACAGTGAAGGCATTGACCGATATGTACTAGAAGGTTCAACACTGATCCTTGATATCCCAGCTGGCGGAAAACAGGGTTATCACTTTTTATTAGGTAAGCAACCGGTGCTGTGGGAGAAGATACCACTTGTCCATTTCAGGTATAACGAAGAAGAGCAGCCGTTGATTGAGCAAATTAAATCACTTATCGATAACTACAACACACAAGCATCGACTAATGCTGATGTTCTTGCTGACATTCCGAATTTCATCTACAAGTTGATTAATTACGGCGGTGTGGATTTAGAAGAATTTATAAGAGAATTGAATATATATCGAACTGTTAAAACTGATGAAAATGGCGACGTTGATAAGCTTACTGCAGATATCCAAACAGAGGCTAACGAGAAGGAGCTTGACCGAACGCGCAAAGCTATATATGAATTAGGCCGTGGTGTTGATACTCTCAACGAAAATCTAGGCAATGCATCAGGTGTAGCTCTTAAATTCCGTTACAGTGATTTAGATCTGGATTGCAATATTTTGGAGAGTGAGATGCAGTCGAGCATTGAACATATGATGTGGTTCATCACTCACTATTTGCAGATGATTGGTGAGGGTGATTTTACTGAAGAAAAAGTAAAGTTTGTTTTTAACCGTGACATCATTACAAATGAGATGGAAGCTGTTGAGATGTGTGAGAAGTCTACTGGTGTACTTGATGACCAAACTGTTCGTGAAAACCATCCATGGTATACACCTGAAGTTGAGGATAGGTTGGCCAAACAGAAAGCTGAAGAACAGAAAGATATAGATGAATACCAGGAGGCTCTTGAGAAACAACGACAAGCTCAAACTGGAATGAATAGCGATGAGTAA
- a CDS encoding Ig-like domain-containing protein, whose amino-acid sequence MTVTGKAIGSTSIIVTANDGSLSTSQTFNVTVANSAPTYTQIPAQVTKKDVPITLNLNNYFTDIDNDVLSYTAASGNANIATVTVSGNVLTITGHAIGSATISITASDGKGATDQWFTITVTNTAPTVSVSSPSANMTLYENDLFNITGSAADVNANQSVTIYAQVNFEQRIVLGIGLSNAAIPFNKQLKFKAGKLFDGETAITGSLTDGVPHTLKIWAQDGDGGQSPSTDRAFYVVPNRPPSLTVDTVQPSGIINTDKFKISGTASDPDGNPVKATYRLNGGNSVALEIVEGKWEFDIALAQLQVGSNTFVVELMDSYDFKVSKTIKLNKNEVNTPILQSIARYKIEPPKGSAKGVLLWIQRDEGLNLNIELSMRLKGEQELYEILTPMYTVPVYEGVVEDEFYYETLEPKDNIILKLTTSRDDVITDNKIYLIMGVLE is encoded by the coding sequence TTGACGGTAACAGGGAAAGCGATTGGCTCAACATCGATTATTGTCACAGCTAATGATGGAAGTTTATCTACATCTCAAACATTTAATGTGACAGTCGCCAATTCAGCACCAACCTATACACAAATACCAGCCCAGGTAACAAAAAAAGACGTACCCATCACACTCAATTTAAATAATTACTTTACAGATATTGATAATGACGTCTTATCTTATACAGCCGCATCAGGTAATGCTAATATTGCAACAGTTACCGTATCAGGCAATGTATTAACAATTACTGGACATGCTATAGGCAGTGCAACGATTTCAATAACTGCAAGTGATGGTAAGGGCGCTACGGATCAATGGTTTACTATAACTGTAACCAATACAGCGCCAACGGTTTCAGTGTCATCACCTTCTGCAAATATGACCCTGTATGAAAATGATTTATTTAACATTACTGGATCAGCAGCTGATGTGAATGCCAATCAATCAGTTACAATTTACGCCCAGGTGAATTTTGAGCAAAGGATTGTTTTAGGAATAGGACTAAGTAACGCAGCTATTCCGTTTAACAAACAGCTTAAATTTAAAGCTGGGAAGTTATTTGATGGCGAAACAGCTATCACAGGTAGTTTAACCGATGGTGTACCTCATACGCTTAAAATTTGGGCGCAAGACGGTGATGGTGGCCAGTCTCCAAGCACAGATCGTGCATTTTACGTTGTACCAAACCGTCCGCCATCTTTGACAGTAGATACCGTACAACCAAGTGGCATAATTAATACTGATAAATTTAAAATCAGTGGTACAGCAAGTGATCCAGACGGCAATCCTGTTAAAGCCACTTATAGATTAAACGGAGGCAACAGCGTTGCTTTAGAAATTGTTGAGGGCAAATGGGAATTTGATATTGCTCTAGCGCAGTTACAAGTTGGATCAAATACATTCGTTGTAGAACTAATGGACAGTTACGATTTTAAGGTTTCTAAAACCATCAAATTAAATAAAAATGAAGTTAACACGCCTATTTTGCAATCCATTGCTCGCTACAAAATCGAGCCACCAAAGGGATCTGCAAAGGGCGTTTTATTGTGGATTCAAAGGGATGAAGGACTTAATTTAAACATAGAGCTTTCCATGAGATTAAAAGGTGAACAAGAATTGTATGAAATTCTCACTCCAATGTATACCGTTCCGGTATATGAGGGTGTAGTGGAAGATGAGTTTTATTACGAAACGTTGGAACCAAAGGACAATATTATCCTTAAATTAACTACATCAAGGGATGACGTAATAACTGATAATAAAATTTACTTAATCATGGGGGTGCTTGAATAA
- a CDS encoding XkdW family protein has product MQRRKRLPDGTLGELEKIGSIPTTAEQVMSLGEQLAQEKVKNIQKDLLINNLGSQLTQLKLDVISMKGGGE; this is encoded by the coding sequence ATGCAAAGACGTAAGAGATTGCCAGATGGTACATTGGGGGAGCTTGAAAAAATAGGGTCTATTCCTACAACAGCAGAACAAGTTATGTCATTAGGTGAACAATTAGCTCAAGAAAAAGTTAAAAATATTCAAAAAGACCTCCTTATTAACAATCTTGGTTCACAGTTAACACAATTAAAATTAGATGTTATCTCAATGAAAGGCGGTGGAGAGTGA
- a CDS encoding XkdX family protein: MDFWQIAFISKWVTAVQLRIAVKTQANPFGEITPEQYKEITKQDFETQAEA; the protein is encoded by the coding sequence ATGGATTTTTGGCAAATTGCTTTTATCTCGAAATGGGTAACAGCCGTACAATTACGAATTGCAGTGAAAACTCAAGCTAATCCATTTGGAGAGATTACTCCTGAGCAGTACAAAGAAATTACAAAGCAAGATTTTGAAACGCAGGCAGAAGCTTAG
- a CDS encoding holin, protein MDLTNIFIIAMTIVAIVLAVSEVLKNTFKINTQYMPITSVVIGIFIGLVFWPLSEYPVYVMLMAGFIAGLTASGTFDLLKAAKKDGEKL, encoded by the coding sequence ATGGATTTAACAAACATTTTTATCATTGCAATGACAATCGTTGCTATCGTTTTAGCAGTTTCGGAGGTGCTTAAAAACACATTTAAAATTAACACTCAGTACATGCCAATTACGTCAGTTGTGATTGGTATTTTTATTGGTCTTGTGTTCTGGCCGTTATCAGAATATCCAGTGTATGTAATGTTGATGGCAGGGTTTATTGCAGGGCTTACAGCATCAGGTACATTCGATTTATTGAAAGCAGCTAAAAAGGATGGTGAAAAGCTATGA
- a CDS encoding peptidoglycan recognition protein family protein — protein MSYVIEQRLMSSLPNKALPVAKYVIAHESGNAKNNGPNALENEITFMNRNKANAFTSHWVGGGGRIVQIAPINKVQYGCGPKGNPLSYAQVELARTSDKDQFKKDYAAYIWLLRKLAKDAGIPIVLDSSGNGIKSHRWITNNLGGTTHVDPYSYLQSMGISEAQFKQDIKNGVPTTPTTSMQPKEEAKVTNSLTSTAKEDFRGLLKEMYKQGILKVDHSEKVDFMTDGEALGLLISVVKRAL, from the coding sequence ATGAGTTATGTTATCGAACAACGCTTAATGTCAAGTTTGCCAAATAAAGCATTACCTGTAGCAAAGTATGTCATCGCTCATGAATCAGGTAACGCTAAAAATAACGGTCCAAATGCGCTAGAAAATGAAATTACCTTTATGAATCGTAATAAAGCCAATGCTTTTACTTCTCACTGGGTAGGTGGCGGAGGGCGTATTGTACAAATAGCACCTATTAATAAAGTGCAATACGGTTGTGGTCCTAAAGGTAACCCACTCAGCTACGCACAAGTGGAATTAGCGCGTACATCTGACAAGGATCAGTTCAAAAAGGATTATGCTGCTTATATTTGGTTATTGCGCAAACTTGCTAAAGATGCAGGGATACCAATAGTTTTAGACAGTAGTGGTAACGGCATCAAGTCACACCGATGGATTACTAATAATCTTGGTGGCACTACTCATGTTGATCCGTATTCGTATTTACAAAGCATGGGAATTTCAGAAGCTCAATTTAAACAGGATATTAAAAATGGAGTACCCACAACACCAACAACATCAATGCAACCAAAGGAGGAAGCAAAAGTGACAAACTCACTAACATCAACAGCAAAAGAGGATTTTAGAGGATTATTAAAAGAAATGTATAAACAAGGAATTTTAAAGGTGGATCATAGCGAGAAAGTGGATTTTATGACGGACGGAGAAGCGTTAGGGTTGCTGATTTCAGTGGTTAAACGGGCATTGTAA
- a CDS encoding ParA family protein, which yields MRNVISFLNMKGGVGKTTLCKEIGYYLSRNGKKVLLIDVDPQGNLTQSIFEKYNYKHHYETETERNRKFQVCTATISNVFDYTSVVEGVKESDFILKLDDYLSIIPGDLNAVFFERSGGGSESENAIKNFIEDFKIRESYDYILMDCPPTFSFYTTAALLASDFYLSPIHPDSYSVLGIDLLFQVVERLKKVYRDRFKTTPLDHLGVIFTNIPRDASISIGMRKMMGDIRGSQTLDELEVNFFKEVFQTNREFNKRIDYFIADSNSDYSYSNLRKIIIEFDSVITNANVVSQI from the coding sequence ATGAGAAACGTTATTTCATTTCTAAATATGAAAGGTGGGGTAGGAAAAACTACCTTATGTAAAGAAATCGGTTATTATTTATCTAGGAACGGTAAAAAAGTATTGTTAATTGATGTAGATCCTCAAGGTAACTTAACACAGTCAATTTTCGAAAAGTATAATTATAAACATCACTATGAAACTGAGACTGAAAGAAATAGAAAATTTCAAGTTTGCACAGCAACAATTAGCAATGTTTTTGACTATACTTCTGTTGTTGAAGGTGTTAAAGAGTCCGATTTTATATTAAAGTTAGATGACTATTTATCAATTATACCTGGTGATTTGAATGCGGTATTTTTTGAACGATCTGGAGGTGGGTCAGAAAGTGAGAATGCTATCAAGAATTTTATAGAAGATTTTAAAATTAGAGAGTCGTACGATTATATATTAATGGATTGTCCACCGACATTCTCCTTTTATACAACTGCTGCTTTGCTAGCTAGTGATTTTTATCTCTCCCCAATTCATCCTGACTCTTATTCAGTTCTCGGGATTGATTTATTATTCCAAGTAGTAGAAAGGCTAAAAAAAGTATATCGTGATAGATTTAAAACAACACCATTAGACCATCTTGGTGTAATCTTCACTAATATACCCAGAGATGCTAGTATTTCAATAGGAATGAGAAAGATGATGGGTGATATAAGGGGTAGTCAAACTTTAGATGAATTGGAAGTTAATTTTTTTAAAGAAGTATTTCAAACCAATAGAGAATTTAATAAAAGAATTGATTACTTTATAGCTGATTCAAACAGTGATTACTCGTACAGTAATTTGAGAAAGATAATTATAGAATTTGATTCTGTCATCACAAATGCTAATGTTGTTTCTCAAATATAA
- a CDS encoding YolD-like family protein, with protein MLRDRGNMKWTAMMLPEHLTMIKAWREEQFAEAPRELVEWELEELQRKIQQVTTMKKLVTLTLWDNNTLHDETGLITATDTYKKELLLETETAIKRIFDKIQNAELVDADD; from the coding sequence ATGTTACGTGATCGAGGGAATATGAAATGGACAGCAATGATGCTGCCAGAACATTTAACAATGATAAAGGCGTGGAGAGAAGAGCAATTTGCTGAGGCGCCGCGTGAACTGGTGGAATGGGAACTAGAGGAATTACAGCGAAAAATCCAACAAGTCACTACGATGAAAAAACTTGTAACACTCACGTTATGGGATAATAACACGTTGCATGATGAGACAGGTTTAATTACTGCAACGGATACGTATAAGAAAGAATTGCTGTTAGAAACCGAAACGGCCATTAAAAGAATATTCGATAAAATCCAAAATGCAGAATTAGTTGACGCTGATGATTAA
- a CDS encoding aconitate hydratase produces the protein MIKADERELLHQYILLDMAIRSLQQDYSALENLKISKVFFPFVDDLLKNLRNDFYNKKRLLGQKKIRVVKWVKISEYLSEVTIATNGEDVVLQYAKQALKTQVEQLLVSNMNK, from the coding sequence ATGATTAAAGCTGATGAACGTGAACTTTTACATCAATATATTCTATTAGATATGGCTATTAGGTCACTGCAACAGGACTATTCTGCTCTTGAAAACTTGAAAATATCTAAAGTTTTTTTTCCGTTTGTCGATGATTTGCTCAAAAATCTACGTAATGATTTTTATAATAAAAAGCGATTGTTAGGTCAGAAGAAAATTAGAGTAGTTAAATGGGTAAAAATAAGTGAGTATTTAAGTGAGGTTACAATCGCTACAAATGGAGAAGATGTTGTACTTCAATATGCTAAACAAGCTCTTAAAACACAAGTAGAGCAACTATTAGTCAGTAACATGAATAAATGA